Proteins from one Rosa chinensis cultivar Old Blush chromosome 7, RchiOBHm-V2, whole genome shotgun sequence genomic window:
- the LOC112176544 gene encoding calmodulin-binding transcription activator 2 isoform X2 — MAEMRKYIPNQQLDLVQILQESQQRWLRPTEICEILRNYQRFQLTPDPPVRPPAGSLFLFDRKALRYFRKDGHRWRKKKDGKTVKEAHEKLKAGSVDVLHCYYAHGEDNENFQRRSYWMLDTHLQHIVLVHYRMVEGSKSGVSRLLVDPGSQVGSPQTASAPCSAQANSPAPTVQTSFASSPIKVDWNGQTLSTEFEDVDSRGDAGASSLAQPIPGSVLNNACLQLPEVGRLSESFRNPSGTWYAGPKDYQSAGSSDWAMNRSTRESSLHDQNLFVEDIKKNFFEELNGSDSITHKLTDARLDSNRKGKDVTCEDRLTNDIDVQAVTTPSQREAQFQGHSDPHTVAFSTAQVEKSSGDGGVRRGEPVELKKLDSFGRWMDKEIGVDCDDSLMASDSGNYWNTLEAENGDREVSSLSGHMQLDVDSLGPSLSQEQLFSICDFSPDWSYSGTETKVLIVGRFLGGKKNFTETKWGCMFGEIEVPAEVLTDNVIRCQTPLHAPGCVPFYVTCRNRLACSEVREFEYREKPIGISLNSSREDELRFQIRLAKLLNLGSERKWLECSALDCDKCKLKSSIGSIRSNSGSDWMIAYGDSMACKRGQLTHIDVLIQNLLKDRLFEWLVYKVHEEGKGPHVLDNEGQGVLHLAAALGYEWAMGLIVAAGVSPNFRDARGRTGLHWASYFGREETVITLLGLGAAPGAVDDPTPAFPGGQTAADLASSRGHKGIAGYLAEADLTSHLSLLTVNEKTMDNVSATIAAEKAIKISEAITSDVTVDDENSLKGSLAAVRKSAHAAALIQATFRARSFRQRQLTQSSIDIPEASIDLVALGSLKRVQKFSHYEDYLHSAAALKIQRKYRGWKGRKEFLKIRNRIVKLQAHVRGHQVRKNYKKLVWSVGIMEKVILRWRRKRPGLRGFRVEKAIEDVSSENKRNDDYEFLSVGRKQKFAGVEKALARVQSMSRHPEAREQYMRLQSKFEKLKMADGSGAPNKIEGQ; from the exons ATGGCTGAGATGAGAAAATACATCCCCAATCAGCAACTAG ACCTTGTCCAGATATTGCAAGAATCACAGCAACGTTGGCTCCGGCCGACTGAAATTTGTGAAATACTGCGCAACTACCAAAGGTTTCAGTTAACCCCAGATCCACCCGTGAGGCCTCCAG ctggtTCTTTGTTCCTCTTTGATCGTAAAGCACTTCGGTATTTTCGTAAAGATGGTCACCGCTGGAGGAAGAAAAAGGATGGAAAGACTGTCAAAGAAGCGCATGAAAAGTTGAAG GCTGGTAGTGTAGACGTTCTTCACTGTTACTATGCCCATGGGGAGGACAATGAGAATTTTCAGCGGAGGAGTTATTGGATGCTTGATAC TCATTTACAACACATTGTTCTTGTGCATTACAGAATGGTTGAG GGGAGCAAGTCTGGTGTCTCCCGTTTGCTGGTTGATCCAGGATCACAGGTTGGAAGCCCTCAAACTGCTTCAGCACCTTGCTCTGCACAAGCAAACTCACCTGCCCCTACAGTTCAAACATCTTTTGCTTCAAGTCCAATCAAAGTTGACTGGAATGGACAAACATTATCTACAGAATTTGAGGATGTGGATTCTCGGGGTGATGCTGGAGCTTCATCTCTTGCTCAACCTATACCGGGTTCTGTTTTGAACAATGCTTGTCTACAGTTACCAGAAGTTGGAA GACTTTCTGAGTCATTCAGGAATCCTTCTGGTACATGGTATGCCGGACCTAAAGATTATCAAAGTGCTGGTTCATCTGACTGGGCGATGAACAGATCAACAAGAGAGTCCAGCCTGCATGACCAAAATCTTTTTGTTGAAGacataaagaaaaatttctTTGAAGAACTTAATGGATCGGACTCCATAACTCATAAGCTAACAGACGCTAGACTGGATAGTAATAGGAAAGGCAAAGATGTAACTTGTGAAGATAGGTTGACCAATGACATAGATGTGCAGGCTGTCACAACCCCTTCCCAGAGAGAAGCACAG TTTCAGGGCCATTCTGATCCTCACACAGTAGCTTTTTCTACTGCCCAAGTTGAGAAGAGTTCTGGAGATGGTGGTGTGCGTAGAGGTGAACCAGTAGAACTGAAAAAACTAGACAGCTTTGGTAGATGGATGGATAAAGAAATTGGTGTGGATTGTGATGATTCGTTGATGGCTTCAGACTCTGGAAATTATTGGAATACACTTGAGGCTGAGAATGGTGATAGGGAAGTTTCCAGTTTATCAGGCCATATGCAGCTAGATGTTGATTCACTTGGCCCTTCTCTTTCCCAGGAACAACTATTTAGTATATGTGATTTTTCTCCAGATTGGTCTTATTCAGGAACTGAAACAAAG GTTTTAATAGTTGGAAGATTTTTAGGAGGCAAGAAGAATTTTACTGAGACCAAGTGGGGATGCATGTTTGGTGAAATAGAGGTTCCTGCTGAAGTTCTGACTGATAATGTTATTCGATGTCAAACTCCTTTACATGCTCCTGGGTGTGTTCCATTCTATGTGACTTGCAGAAATAGGTTGGCCTGCAGTGAGGTGAGGGAGTTTGAATATAGAGAAAAACCTATCGGGATATCTCTAAACAGCTCTAGAGAAGATGAGTTGCGCTTTCAGATTCGTCTTGCAAAATTGTTGAACTTGGGATCAGAGAGGAAGTGGTTGGAATGTTCTGCTTTGGATTGTGATAAATGTAAGCTCAAAAGTTCCATAGGTTCAATAAGAAGCAACAGCGGGAGTGATTGGATGATAGCTTATGGAGATTCTATGGCATGCAAACGTGGTCAGTTGACCCACATAGATGTATTGATTCAGAATTTGTTGAAGGATAGACTTTTTGAATGGCTGGTATATAAAGTTCATGAAGAAGGTAAAGGACCACATGTTTTAGATAATGAAGGCCAAGGCGTTCTACATTTGGCAGCTGCTCTTGGTTATGAATGGGCGATGGGTCTCATAGTTGCTGCTGGTGTCAGTCCTAATTTCAGAGATGCCCGTGGAAGAACGGGACTTCACTGGGCATCATATTTTGGAAG AGAGGAAACAGTGATCACATTACTTGGATTGGGTGCTGCTCCAGGTGCTGTTGATGACCCAACGCCAGCATTTCCTGGAGGACAAACAGCCGCTGATCTAGCCTCAAGTAGAGGCCACAAAGGGATTGCTGGATATTTGGCAGAAGCTGATCTAACCAGTCATCTGTCATTGTTGACCGTCAATGAGAAAACAATGGATAATGTTTCCGCAACTATTGCAGCTGAAAAGGCTATCAAGATTTCAGAAGCTATAACATCTGATGTGACAGTAGATGATGAAAATTCTCTGAAAGGTTCTCTAGCAGCAGTTAGGAAATCAGCCCATGCAGCTGCTCTGATTCAAGCAACTTTCCGTGCTCGTTCATTCCGCCAGAGACAATTAACTCAGAGCAGCATTGATATTCCTGAAGCTTCTATTGACCTAGTTGCACTTGGTTCCTTGAAGAGAGTTCAAAAGTTCAGTCACTATGAAGATTATCTCCATTCTGCAGCAGCTCTGAAGATACAAAGAAAATATCGTGGTTGGAAGGGGAGAAAGGAATTTTTGAAGATACGTAACCGTATTGTCAAACTTCAG GCTCATGTGAGGGGACATCAGGTTCGTAAGAATTACAAAAAGCTTGTTTGGTCTGTTGGTATAATGGAGAAAGTAATATTGCGTTGGAGGCGGAAACGGCCTGGTTTGCGAGGATTTCGGGTGGAAAAGGCTATTGAAGATGTATCTTCAGAGAATAAAAGAAATGATGACTATGAATTTTTGAGTGTTGGGAGGAAGCAGAAATTTGCTGGAGTTGAGAAAGCTCTTGCAAGGGTACAGTCCATGTCTCGTCACCCTGAAGCACGTGAACAGTATATGAGGTTACAGTCAAAGTTTGAGAAGCTTAAG ATGGCTGATGGGAGTGGTGCCCCAAATAAAATTGAAGGTCAATGA
- the LOC112176544 gene encoding calmodulin-binding transcription activator 2 isoform X1 has translation MAEMRKYIPNQQLDLVQILQESQQRWLRPTEICEILRNYQRFQLTPDPPVRPPAGSLFLFDRKALRYFRKDGHRWRKKKDGKTVKEAHEKLKAGSVDVLHCYYAHGEDNENFQRRSYWMLDTHLQHIVLVHYRMVEGSKSGVSRLLVDPGSQVGSPQTASAPCSAQANSPAPTVQTSFASSPIKVDWNGQTLSTEFEDVDSRGDAGASSLAQPIPGSVLNNACLQLPEVGRLSESFRNPSGTWYAGPKDYQSAGSSDWAMNRSTRESSLHDQNLFVEDIKKNFFEELNGSDSITHKLTDARLDSNRKGKDVTCEDRLTNDIDVQAVTTPSQREAQVAKEFDFSLFHSQFQGHSDPHTVAFSTAQVEKSSGDGGVRRGEPVELKKLDSFGRWMDKEIGVDCDDSLMASDSGNYWNTLEAENGDREVSSLSGHMQLDVDSLGPSLSQEQLFSICDFSPDWSYSGTETKVLIVGRFLGGKKNFTETKWGCMFGEIEVPAEVLTDNVIRCQTPLHAPGCVPFYVTCRNRLACSEVREFEYREKPIGISLNSSREDELRFQIRLAKLLNLGSERKWLECSALDCDKCKLKSSIGSIRSNSGSDWMIAYGDSMACKRGQLTHIDVLIQNLLKDRLFEWLVYKVHEEGKGPHVLDNEGQGVLHLAAALGYEWAMGLIVAAGVSPNFRDARGRTGLHWASYFGREETVITLLGLGAAPGAVDDPTPAFPGGQTAADLASSRGHKGIAGYLAEADLTSHLSLLTVNEKTMDNVSATIAAEKAIKISEAITSDVTVDDENSLKGSLAAVRKSAHAAALIQATFRARSFRQRQLTQSSIDIPEASIDLVALGSLKRVQKFSHYEDYLHSAAALKIQRKYRGWKGRKEFLKIRNRIVKLQAHVRGHQVRKNYKKLVWSVGIMEKVILRWRRKRPGLRGFRVEKAIEDVSSENKRNDDYEFLSVGRKQKFAGVEKALARVQSMSRHPEAREQYMRLQSKFEKLKMADGSGAPNKIEGQ, from the exons ATGGCTGAGATGAGAAAATACATCCCCAATCAGCAACTAG ACCTTGTCCAGATATTGCAAGAATCACAGCAACGTTGGCTCCGGCCGACTGAAATTTGTGAAATACTGCGCAACTACCAAAGGTTTCAGTTAACCCCAGATCCACCCGTGAGGCCTCCAG ctggtTCTTTGTTCCTCTTTGATCGTAAAGCACTTCGGTATTTTCGTAAAGATGGTCACCGCTGGAGGAAGAAAAAGGATGGAAAGACTGTCAAAGAAGCGCATGAAAAGTTGAAG GCTGGTAGTGTAGACGTTCTTCACTGTTACTATGCCCATGGGGAGGACAATGAGAATTTTCAGCGGAGGAGTTATTGGATGCTTGATAC TCATTTACAACACATTGTTCTTGTGCATTACAGAATGGTTGAG GGGAGCAAGTCTGGTGTCTCCCGTTTGCTGGTTGATCCAGGATCACAGGTTGGAAGCCCTCAAACTGCTTCAGCACCTTGCTCTGCACAAGCAAACTCACCTGCCCCTACAGTTCAAACATCTTTTGCTTCAAGTCCAATCAAAGTTGACTGGAATGGACAAACATTATCTACAGAATTTGAGGATGTGGATTCTCGGGGTGATGCTGGAGCTTCATCTCTTGCTCAACCTATACCGGGTTCTGTTTTGAACAATGCTTGTCTACAGTTACCAGAAGTTGGAA GACTTTCTGAGTCATTCAGGAATCCTTCTGGTACATGGTATGCCGGACCTAAAGATTATCAAAGTGCTGGTTCATCTGACTGGGCGATGAACAGATCAACAAGAGAGTCCAGCCTGCATGACCAAAATCTTTTTGTTGAAGacataaagaaaaatttctTTGAAGAACTTAATGGATCGGACTCCATAACTCATAAGCTAACAGACGCTAGACTGGATAGTAATAGGAAAGGCAAAGATGTAACTTGTGAAGATAGGTTGACCAATGACATAGATGTGCAGGCTGTCACAACCCCTTCCCAGAGAGAAGCACAG GTTGCAAAGGAATTTGACTTCAGTCTGTTTCATTCCCAGTTTCAGGGCCATTCTGATCCTCACACAGTAGCTTTTTCTACTGCCCAAGTTGAGAAGAGTTCTGGAGATGGTGGTGTGCGTAGAGGTGAACCAGTAGAACTGAAAAAACTAGACAGCTTTGGTAGATGGATGGATAAAGAAATTGGTGTGGATTGTGATGATTCGTTGATGGCTTCAGACTCTGGAAATTATTGGAATACACTTGAGGCTGAGAATGGTGATAGGGAAGTTTCCAGTTTATCAGGCCATATGCAGCTAGATGTTGATTCACTTGGCCCTTCTCTTTCCCAGGAACAACTATTTAGTATATGTGATTTTTCTCCAGATTGGTCTTATTCAGGAACTGAAACAAAG GTTTTAATAGTTGGAAGATTTTTAGGAGGCAAGAAGAATTTTACTGAGACCAAGTGGGGATGCATGTTTGGTGAAATAGAGGTTCCTGCTGAAGTTCTGACTGATAATGTTATTCGATGTCAAACTCCTTTACATGCTCCTGGGTGTGTTCCATTCTATGTGACTTGCAGAAATAGGTTGGCCTGCAGTGAGGTGAGGGAGTTTGAATATAGAGAAAAACCTATCGGGATATCTCTAAACAGCTCTAGAGAAGATGAGTTGCGCTTTCAGATTCGTCTTGCAAAATTGTTGAACTTGGGATCAGAGAGGAAGTGGTTGGAATGTTCTGCTTTGGATTGTGATAAATGTAAGCTCAAAAGTTCCATAGGTTCAATAAGAAGCAACAGCGGGAGTGATTGGATGATAGCTTATGGAGATTCTATGGCATGCAAACGTGGTCAGTTGACCCACATAGATGTATTGATTCAGAATTTGTTGAAGGATAGACTTTTTGAATGGCTGGTATATAAAGTTCATGAAGAAGGTAAAGGACCACATGTTTTAGATAATGAAGGCCAAGGCGTTCTACATTTGGCAGCTGCTCTTGGTTATGAATGGGCGATGGGTCTCATAGTTGCTGCTGGTGTCAGTCCTAATTTCAGAGATGCCCGTGGAAGAACGGGACTTCACTGGGCATCATATTTTGGAAG AGAGGAAACAGTGATCACATTACTTGGATTGGGTGCTGCTCCAGGTGCTGTTGATGACCCAACGCCAGCATTTCCTGGAGGACAAACAGCCGCTGATCTAGCCTCAAGTAGAGGCCACAAAGGGATTGCTGGATATTTGGCAGAAGCTGATCTAACCAGTCATCTGTCATTGTTGACCGTCAATGAGAAAACAATGGATAATGTTTCCGCAACTATTGCAGCTGAAAAGGCTATCAAGATTTCAGAAGCTATAACATCTGATGTGACAGTAGATGATGAAAATTCTCTGAAAGGTTCTCTAGCAGCAGTTAGGAAATCAGCCCATGCAGCTGCTCTGATTCAAGCAACTTTCCGTGCTCGTTCATTCCGCCAGAGACAATTAACTCAGAGCAGCATTGATATTCCTGAAGCTTCTATTGACCTAGTTGCACTTGGTTCCTTGAAGAGAGTTCAAAAGTTCAGTCACTATGAAGATTATCTCCATTCTGCAGCAGCTCTGAAGATACAAAGAAAATATCGTGGTTGGAAGGGGAGAAAGGAATTTTTGAAGATACGTAACCGTATTGTCAAACTTCAG GCTCATGTGAGGGGACATCAGGTTCGTAAGAATTACAAAAAGCTTGTTTGGTCTGTTGGTATAATGGAGAAAGTAATATTGCGTTGGAGGCGGAAACGGCCTGGTTTGCGAGGATTTCGGGTGGAAAAGGCTATTGAAGATGTATCTTCAGAGAATAAAAGAAATGATGACTATGAATTTTTGAGTGTTGGGAGGAAGCAGAAATTTGCTGGAGTTGAGAAAGCTCTTGCAAGGGTACAGTCCATGTCTCGTCACCCTGAAGCACGTGAACAGTATATGAGGTTACAGTCAAAGTTTGAGAAGCTTAAG ATGGCTGATGGGAGTGGTGCCCCAAATAAAATTGAAGGTCAATGA
- the LOC112176544 gene encoding calmodulin-binding transcription activator 2 isoform X3, which produces MRAGSLFLFDRKALRYFRKDGHRWRKKKDGKTVKEAHEKLKAGSVDVLHCYYAHGEDNENFQRRSYWMLDTHLQHIVLVHYRMVEGSKSGVSRLLVDPGSQVGSPQTASAPCSAQANSPAPTVQTSFASSPIKVDWNGQTLSTEFEDVDSRGDAGASSLAQPIPGSVLNNACLQLPEVGRLSESFRNPSGTWYAGPKDYQSAGSSDWAMNRSTRESSLHDQNLFVEDIKKNFFEELNGSDSITHKLTDARLDSNRKGKDVTCEDRLTNDIDVQAVTTPSQREAQVAKEFDFSLFHSQFQGHSDPHTVAFSTAQVEKSSGDGGVRRGEPVELKKLDSFGRWMDKEIGVDCDDSLMASDSGNYWNTLEAENGDREVSSLSGHMQLDVDSLGPSLSQEQLFSICDFSPDWSYSGTETKVLIVGRFLGGKKNFTETKWGCMFGEIEVPAEVLTDNVIRCQTPLHAPGCVPFYVTCRNRLACSEVREFEYREKPIGISLNSSREDELRFQIRLAKLLNLGSERKWLECSALDCDKCKLKSSIGSIRSNSGSDWMIAYGDSMACKRGQLTHIDVLIQNLLKDRLFEWLVYKVHEEGKGPHVLDNEGQGVLHLAAALGYEWAMGLIVAAGVSPNFRDARGRTGLHWASYFGREETVITLLGLGAAPGAVDDPTPAFPGGQTAADLASSRGHKGIAGYLAEADLTSHLSLLTVNEKTMDNVSATIAAEKAIKISEAITSDVTVDDENSLKGSLAAVRKSAHAAALIQATFRARSFRQRQLTQSSIDIPEASIDLVALGSLKRVQKFSHYEDYLHSAAALKIQRKYRGWKGRKEFLKIRNRIVKLQAHVRGHQVRKNYKKLVWSVGIMEKVILRWRRKRPGLRGFRVEKAIEDVSSENKRNDDYEFLSVGRKQKFAGVEKALARVQSMSRHPEAREQYMRLQSKFEKLKMADGSGAPNKIEGQ; this is translated from the exons ATGAGAG ctggtTCTTTGTTCCTCTTTGATCGTAAAGCACTTCGGTATTTTCGTAAAGATGGTCACCGCTGGAGGAAGAAAAAGGATGGAAAGACTGTCAAAGAAGCGCATGAAAAGTTGAAG GCTGGTAGTGTAGACGTTCTTCACTGTTACTATGCCCATGGGGAGGACAATGAGAATTTTCAGCGGAGGAGTTATTGGATGCTTGATAC TCATTTACAACACATTGTTCTTGTGCATTACAGAATGGTTGAG GGGAGCAAGTCTGGTGTCTCCCGTTTGCTGGTTGATCCAGGATCACAGGTTGGAAGCCCTCAAACTGCTTCAGCACCTTGCTCTGCACAAGCAAACTCACCTGCCCCTACAGTTCAAACATCTTTTGCTTCAAGTCCAATCAAAGTTGACTGGAATGGACAAACATTATCTACAGAATTTGAGGATGTGGATTCTCGGGGTGATGCTGGAGCTTCATCTCTTGCTCAACCTATACCGGGTTCTGTTTTGAACAATGCTTGTCTACAGTTACCAGAAGTTGGAA GACTTTCTGAGTCATTCAGGAATCCTTCTGGTACATGGTATGCCGGACCTAAAGATTATCAAAGTGCTGGTTCATCTGACTGGGCGATGAACAGATCAACAAGAGAGTCCAGCCTGCATGACCAAAATCTTTTTGTTGAAGacataaagaaaaatttctTTGAAGAACTTAATGGATCGGACTCCATAACTCATAAGCTAACAGACGCTAGACTGGATAGTAATAGGAAAGGCAAAGATGTAACTTGTGAAGATAGGTTGACCAATGACATAGATGTGCAGGCTGTCACAACCCCTTCCCAGAGAGAAGCACAG GTTGCAAAGGAATTTGACTTCAGTCTGTTTCATTCCCAGTTTCAGGGCCATTCTGATCCTCACACAGTAGCTTTTTCTACTGCCCAAGTTGAGAAGAGTTCTGGAGATGGTGGTGTGCGTAGAGGTGAACCAGTAGAACTGAAAAAACTAGACAGCTTTGGTAGATGGATGGATAAAGAAATTGGTGTGGATTGTGATGATTCGTTGATGGCTTCAGACTCTGGAAATTATTGGAATACACTTGAGGCTGAGAATGGTGATAGGGAAGTTTCCAGTTTATCAGGCCATATGCAGCTAGATGTTGATTCACTTGGCCCTTCTCTTTCCCAGGAACAACTATTTAGTATATGTGATTTTTCTCCAGATTGGTCTTATTCAGGAACTGAAACAAAG GTTTTAATAGTTGGAAGATTTTTAGGAGGCAAGAAGAATTTTACTGAGACCAAGTGGGGATGCATGTTTGGTGAAATAGAGGTTCCTGCTGAAGTTCTGACTGATAATGTTATTCGATGTCAAACTCCTTTACATGCTCCTGGGTGTGTTCCATTCTATGTGACTTGCAGAAATAGGTTGGCCTGCAGTGAGGTGAGGGAGTTTGAATATAGAGAAAAACCTATCGGGATATCTCTAAACAGCTCTAGAGAAGATGAGTTGCGCTTTCAGATTCGTCTTGCAAAATTGTTGAACTTGGGATCAGAGAGGAAGTGGTTGGAATGTTCTGCTTTGGATTGTGATAAATGTAAGCTCAAAAGTTCCATAGGTTCAATAAGAAGCAACAGCGGGAGTGATTGGATGATAGCTTATGGAGATTCTATGGCATGCAAACGTGGTCAGTTGACCCACATAGATGTATTGATTCAGAATTTGTTGAAGGATAGACTTTTTGAATGGCTGGTATATAAAGTTCATGAAGAAGGTAAAGGACCACATGTTTTAGATAATGAAGGCCAAGGCGTTCTACATTTGGCAGCTGCTCTTGGTTATGAATGGGCGATGGGTCTCATAGTTGCTGCTGGTGTCAGTCCTAATTTCAGAGATGCCCGTGGAAGAACGGGACTTCACTGGGCATCATATTTTGGAAG AGAGGAAACAGTGATCACATTACTTGGATTGGGTGCTGCTCCAGGTGCTGTTGATGACCCAACGCCAGCATTTCCTGGAGGACAAACAGCCGCTGATCTAGCCTCAAGTAGAGGCCACAAAGGGATTGCTGGATATTTGGCAGAAGCTGATCTAACCAGTCATCTGTCATTGTTGACCGTCAATGAGAAAACAATGGATAATGTTTCCGCAACTATTGCAGCTGAAAAGGCTATCAAGATTTCAGAAGCTATAACATCTGATGTGACAGTAGATGATGAAAATTCTCTGAAAGGTTCTCTAGCAGCAGTTAGGAAATCAGCCCATGCAGCTGCTCTGATTCAAGCAACTTTCCGTGCTCGTTCATTCCGCCAGAGACAATTAACTCAGAGCAGCATTGATATTCCTGAAGCTTCTATTGACCTAGTTGCACTTGGTTCCTTGAAGAGAGTTCAAAAGTTCAGTCACTATGAAGATTATCTCCATTCTGCAGCAGCTCTGAAGATACAAAGAAAATATCGTGGTTGGAAGGGGAGAAAGGAATTTTTGAAGATACGTAACCGTATTGTCAAACTTCAG GCTCATGTGAGGGGACATCAGGTTCGTAAGAATTACAAAAAGCTTGTTTGGTCTGTTGGTATAATGGAGAAAGTAATATTGCGTTGGAGGCGGAAACGGCCTGGTTTGCGAGGATTTCGGGTGGAAAAGGCTATTGAAGATGTATCTTCAGAGAATAAAAGAAATGATGACTATGAATTTTTGAGTGTTGGGAGGAAGCAGAAATTTGCTGGAGTTGAGAAAGCTCTTGCAAGGGTACAGTCCATGTCTCGTCACCCTGAAGCACGTGAACAGTATATGAGGTTACAGTCAAAGTTTGAGAAGCTTAAG ATGGCTGATGGGAGTGGTGCCCCAAATAAAATTGAAGGTCAATGA